TGAGATTAGGGAGTTTTATTGAAAAAAATATTTGTAGCAGTGCATCGTCTTGTTTTAGTGGGAATCAGCTTATCTATAAGAAAGGGCTAGATAGAGTCATAAATATTATTAACGCGAGTTTAGGCCAGTTTGAATCTTCGGCTAGTTCTCTTTATAAGATTTCTTATATCCCTAATCTCTTTTCTCTCAAAGATTATCAGTCAGCGAGCATGAACGGCTTTGGGGCTAAGATGGGCTATAAACAATTTTTCACCCATAAGAAGAATATTGGCTTAAGGTATTACGGGTTTTTGGATTATGGCTATGCGAACTTTGGCGATACGAATTTAAAAGTGGGAGCGAATCTTGTTACTTATGGGGTAGGAACGGATTTTTTATACAATGTGTATGAACGCTCTAGAAGGAGGGAAAGGACTACAATCGGCCTTTTCTTTGGCGCTCAAATCGCAGGGCAAACTTGGAGCACTAATGTAACGAACTTGTTGAGCGGGCAAAGGCCTGATGTCAAGTCTAGCTCGTTCCAATTCTTGTTTGATTTGGGCGTGCGCACCAACTTTGCAAAAACCAATTTCAACAAGCACAGGCTAGACCAAGGGATAGAATTTGGGGTGAAAATCCCTGTTATCGCTCATAAATATTTTGCAACCCAAGGCTCAAGCGCGAGCTATATGAGGAATTTTAGCTTCTATGTGGGCTATTCAGTCGGTTTTTAAGGAAGGCTCTTGATGAAACATACCAATACAAAAGAGATAGAGAATACAAGAATGAAAAAAGGTCAATACCAAGCACTCAAAAAAGGGCTTTTAAAAACCGCTCTGCTTTTTAGCCTTCCCTTAAGCATGGCGTTAGCTGAAGACGATGGTTTTTATATGGGAGTGGGCTATCAAATCGGCGGCGCACAACAAAATATCAATAACAAAGGCAGCACCCTAAGGAATAATGTCATTGATGATTTCCGCCAAGTGGGCGTGGGTATGGCAGGGGGTAATGGGCTTTTAGCCTTAGCGACAAACACGACCATGGACGCTCTTTTAGGGATAGGCAACCAAATTATCAATACTAATACAACTGTTGGCAACAATAACGCAGAATTAACCCAGTTTAAAAAAATACTCCCCCAAATTGAGCAACGCTTTGAAACGAATAAAAACGCTTATAGCGTTCAAGCCTTGCAAGTGTATTTGAGCAATGTGTTGTATAACTTGGTTAATAATAGTAATAATGGCAGCAACAATGGAGTCGTTCCTGAATACGTGGGAATTATAAAAGTTCTCTATGGTTCTCAAAGTGAATTCAGTCTCTTAGCCACGGAGAGTGTGGCGCTTTTAAACGCGCTCACGAGAGTGAATCTGGATAGTAATTCGGTGTTTTTAAAAGGGCTATTAGCCCAAATGCAGCTTTTTAATGACACTTCTTCAGCAAAGCTAGGCCAAATTGCAGAAAACTTGAAGAACAGTGGTGCAGGATCAATGCTCCAAAAGGATGTGAAAACCATCTCGGATCGAATCGCTACTTACCAAGAGAATTTAAAACAGCTAGGAGGGATGCTGAATAATTACGATGAGCCCTACTTGCCCCAATTTGGGCCAGGCAAAAG
This is a stretch of genomic DNA from Helicobacter pylori. It encodes these proteins:
- a CDS encoding outer membrane protein → MKHTNTKEIENTRMKKGQYQALKKGLLKTALLFSLPLSMALAEDDGFYMGVGYQIGGAQQNINNKGSTLRNNVIDDFRQVGVGMAGGNGLLALATNTTMDALLGIGNQIINTNTTVGNNNAELTQFKKILPQIEQRFETNKNAYSVQALQVYLSNVLYNLVNNSNNGSNNGVVPEYVGIIKVLYGSQSEFSLLATESVALLNALTRVNLDSNSVFLKGLLAQMQLFNDTSSAKLGQIAENLKNSGAGSMLQKDVKTISDRIATYQENLKQLGGMLNNYDEPYLPQFGPGKSSQHGVINGFGVQVGYKQFFGSKKNIGLRYYAFFDYGFTQLGSLSSAVKANIFTYGAGTDFLWNIFRRVFSDQSLNVGVFGGIQIAGNTWDSSLRGQIENSFKEYPTPTNFQFLFNLGLRAHFASTMHRRFLSASQSIQHGMEFGVKIPAINQRYLRANGADVDYRRLYAFYINYTIGF